The Streptomyces sp. ICC1 DNA window CCTGCGCGACCAGCTGCAGGCCGAGCGTACCGGCCAGCCCGGGCCACTCGACGGACTCGACGAAGCCGCCTTCCCCACCAGCGCCGTCTGACCCCCGTAAGGGGCACCGACCGCCTGGCCCTTCCGGCTCTTCCCGTGACCCCGTGCAACCGAGCATGGGGCCGCGCACAGCCAACCACCCGGCACCAGCACCCCACGGAGAACCGATCCATGCACGATGCGCACCGCGAACTTCCCACCACCCAGAAGGAGATGATCACCGGCCTCAACAGCCCAGCAAGGTATGGCGTTGGACCGTCCAAGGGCCGGTCCAACGCAGCCTCCGCCCCGGGGGTGGCGGAGACAGAACCCCGGCGCGAGGGCGCACCGGGGCAGGAAGGGGCGGTCGTCGACGCCGGACTACCGGTTGTCGTACGTGCCGCTGACGCGGCCGCGCTGTACCGCGTCGCCCGCCGCCGTGCCCGTCAGGAAGTCCAGCGCACCCAGCGTGTCGACGTCCGCTACAGCGCCGACGAGAAGACGGAGATCCTCGCCGAGGCCCGTCGCCTCGGCCTCGCCGGCGCGCACCTCGTCGGCGCGATCGTCATGGCCTACCTCGACGGCCACTTCGAGATCCCCGGCCAGCGCACGTCCCACGACGACCTGATCGACGAACTCGTCGCCCTGCGCGCGGAGATCGCCCCGATCGGCAACAACGTCAACCAGATCGCCTTCAAGCTCAACTCCGGCGGCCGTCCCCACCCTGTGGACAGGGCCGTCCTGGCCCAGGCCGAACGTGTCCTCGCCCTCGCCCGGACTGCTGCCGAAGCGATCGAACTCGCCGCCGGCCGGACGTCCATCGCGAAGCGGGCGGCCTGATTGATCGCGAAGATCGGCAAGGCCGGCGCCAACACCCGAGGCGTCCTGAACTACCTCTACGGCCCCGGCCGCGCCAACGAGCACACCGACCCCCACCTCGTGGCCTCGTGGGACGGCTTCGCCCCCGACCCCGGCCGCGACGAGACGGCTACCCTCGCCCGGCTCGCCAGCGTCCTCGACCTGCGGGTGAAGCAGGCAGGAGACCGCGCCCCGGAGAAGCACGTGTGGCACTGCTCGGTCCGGGCCGCGCCCGAAGACCGAACCCTGTTCGACGACGAGTGGGCAACGATCGCCCGCCGGGTCCTCAACGCCACCGGCATCGCGCCGGCAGGCGACCCTGACGCCTGCCGGTGGGTCGCGGTCCGCCACGCGGAGGACCACATCCACATCGTCGCCACCAAGGTCCGAGGCGACCTCCGCGAGCCCCGGAACTGGAACGACTACGTCCGCGCCCACAAGGAACTGGCCGCGATCGAGAAGGAGTACGGCCTGCGCCAGGTCACACTCGGCGACCGCACCGCCGCCAAGAAGCCGACCCGCGCCGAACAGGAGAAAGCCCGCCGCACCGGTACGGCCACTACGCCCCGCGAGAGGCTGCGCACCACCGTCCGTACCGCGGTAGCGGCTGCCACCAGCACCGAGGAGTTCTTCACCATCCTCCACAGCACCAAGGTGCTGGTGGACATCCAGCACTTCCCCTCCGGCGACATCCGCGGCTACAAGGTCGCCCTCCCCGGTGACACCAACGCCCAGGGTGAGCCCGTGTGGTTCTCCGGTTCCACCCTCGGACCCGACCTGTCCTACCCGAAGATCAGCGAACGCCTCGCACCCACCAACCCCGCCCCCACAGAGCGACACGCTGGCCGGCGGCGTACGGCGTGGCAGCAGGTCACCGACACGGCCGACCGCATCCCCGATCTGCTGACGGAGACCGATGACGCTGCGGGCCAGGCGCACATCACCGTGCTCGCCGAAACCCTCGACGTCCTCCCCCTGATCGCCCCCGCCGCCTACAAGCCACAGCTCGCTCAGGCAGCGGCCGCATTCGAGCGGGCCAGCCGCTCCCGCATCCGCGCCCGCCACCAGCAGGCGCAGGCCACACGCCGCGCCATCAAGGCGATCGTCCGGGAACCCGCGCCCAAGGACGGCGCCCTCCTCGCGATCCTCCTCGACGCCGTCCTTCTGGCCGTCGTCGCAGCACAGCACTGGCACCACACCCGCCACCACGACCAGCAGGCCGAAGCCGCCCGCCAGACAGCCGAACACCTGCACGCCGCCTACCAGGCAGCCACCATCCAGCCCCTGACCGCGATCCACCAACGCGGCCTGCGCCTGCCTCTACCCGTGCAACAGAGGCAGGCCGTCCTCGTCCGCCAGGCCCTGCCGGACCTGGCCGAGCAGATCCTCGCCGAACCCGGCTGGCCGGCCCTCGCCGCCACCCTCACCGACACCCGCAGCGCCGGCCACGACCCCGCCGCCCTGCTCACCCAGGCCGCCCGTCACCGGGAGCTCGACACCGCCGGCTCCGTCAGCGAAGTCCTCGTCTGGCGACTGCACCGCATCGCCGACCTGAACCAGCAACCCACCACAGGTGCCGCACGCAGGTCAGCCCCGCCCCGGGTCACCAAACCTGCCACCTCCGCCGACCGCCCCCGCACGACCCGATGACACCAGCCACCCCACCGCATCCCTCAGCCCGCGCTCCCCCAGCAACGGCATACCTCAGCGCACACCCGCCGCACCCTCCCGGGCCTGCGGCAACACCAGCCAAAAGGAGCCACCCCCTGAAGATCCACCCCTACGCCGACACCTTCCCGATGCTCACCGAGGTCGAACTGCACGACCTCGCCGAGTCCATCAAGACCGAGGGCCAGCAGAAGCCGATCATCCTCGACCGAGACGGCGTCGTTCTCGATGGCCGCAACCGCCTCGCCGCCTGCAAGCGCGCCGGCATCGAACCCCGCTTCACCACATACGACGGCGACAACCCCACCCGCCTGATCTTCAGCAACAACATCGTCCGCCGGCACATCAGCAAGGGCCAGCAGGCCATGATCACCGCCATGGCGTGTTCCGTTTCGGGACACTCCCTGCGGACCCAGGCCAAGCTCCACGACATCAGCCGCAGCCGCCTCTCCGCCGCCAACGTCGTACTCCAGCACGCCCCCGACCTAGCCGAACGAGTACGCCTCGGCACACTCGGCCTCGACGCCGCCCACGACCAGGCCCGCGAACGCAAGACCCACACCGAGGCGCTCCTCGCCCAGAACGAACGCCTGCAACAGCACGCCCCCGACCTCGCCGAGAAGGCCGCCGAGGGCCACCTCACCCTTGACGCCGCCATCGCCGCCCTCGACAGGCGACTCGAAGAGGAACGGCTCCGCCAGCTCGTGAGGGACTCCGACGCACTCCTCCTCGCCGACCGCGACGCCACACCCGCCTTCAGCCCGCTCGCCGACCGCGGCGACATCACCTGGGGGCAGGCAGCCCAGCTCGCCGAGGAACACCTCACCCGTCGGCACGAGGCCATCCTCCGCACACAGCAGGCCCTGCAACTGATCGCCGACAACTGGGCCGCCGTCCGTGACCTCGCAGCCCGACACGACACCCCCTATGCCCAGGAGATCCTCGACGGCCTCACCCCTGAAGCACACGCACTCACCACACACCTGACCACCACGGCCACCTGACACAACCAACGCCTGTGGGCCAACGCAGAACGCGTTGGCCCCACAGGCGTTGTTCCCGACCTGGTCACGTCCGGCTGCGTCGGTGGCGACCCCGCCCGCGGACACCAAACCTGTCTTCCCGACCGCACTCGGGCCGATGCACGGGGTACCCAGGGTTGTCGTGAAGCTGGAGGGACTCCCAGACGCGTACTTGGATTTCTCCGATGCAGGGGCCGCAGGCGTACATGGGTGCCTGGGCTCCGGCGACACTGACCGGGCCGATCCACAGAACGCGGGTCTGTCGCTGCCCGCAGTACAGCCAGCAGGTGCCGTCGACCCAGTGGTTGCCGTCGTTGGTCGCCGCCGGATCGGGGAGGCCACCGCGCGCGAACTCGGCGATGCCGGGGATCACCGGGTGGCGCGGCAGGCCCAGCTCGGGCCGCACCAGGTCACGGTTCCTGTCCACTGTCACCGTCAGGTGAGGTCGCCGGCGCCGCAACATCGCCGGCAGCACCCGACTCAAGGGTGTCGATCGGTGTCCACTCGTGCTCCAGGATCGAGTACGTGATCGAGTCTCGCCAGGCTCCGTGAACGAAGACGTGATCGCGGATCCGCCCGTCCTCGGTCATACCTGCTCGTAGGAGGGTGCGCGCGGATGCCTCGTTGAGTGGCGAACGCGCAGCCCAAATCCGGTGCAGGCCCAGGGCCTTGAAGCCGAGCGTGCACAGCAGGTGGACGGTCTCCGTGCCGAGGCCCTTGCCCCACTCCGCGGGGTTCAAGGCGAAGCCGATGGTGGCTGCCTGCTGAGGCTCGGTCGCCAGGCGCGCGTAGCCGATCAGCCGGTGTTCACCGAGCGGGGTGATGGCGAGGCAGTACTCGGTTCGCGGGGTGTCCTTCGCGGAGGCGATGGACCGGTCGATGATCCCCTGGGCCTGGTCGCGAGTGCGGGGCTCGAAGCTGAGGTGCCGGGTGGCCTCGGGGTCCCCGTAGATGGCCAGGAGGTCAGCGTTGTCTTCGGGTTCGACTTCGCGCAGCGCCAGGCGGGGGCTGGCCAGGTGGACTGACGTCATGCCTTCGGAGCCTACCGGCGGGGTCACCGGACGAGGACCGATGTCGGGGTGGCCGTGAAGGCTTCGATCTCCTCGCGCAGGCTTGCTGCCGCGCCTCGGTTTCGCCGGCCCTCGGCCTGCAGTGCGATGTGGACCCGCTGGGCGCTGCTGGTGATGCCGAAGTTCCGCTGCTCGATGGGGAGGTCGAGCACGGGCTGCACCGCCTCGATGGCGCCCTCGATCTCGCCTCGGGCGATGCGGGCGAGGGCGAGGTCTGTCTGCGCGCCGGCCTCGTCACCGAAGGCCCACTCGTCCTCAGTGGCGCTGCGGTACGCGGCGACGGCGGCCTCCGACTGGCTCTCGCCGAGTGCGGGGTCCTCGCCGAGGTGCACGGTGGCCTCGGCGACGTAATACAGCTGGCGGGGCACCGGGAAGGTCATGATGCCGCCGAAGGCATCGAGGTCGTCGGGTTCGAGAGTCGTGCGGGCCTCCTCAGCCTGCTGAATGGCGGTGCGGGTGGCCTCGCCGTCGCCGAGGAGCGCGTGGGCGCGGGCGGAGAGACAGGCCAGCCAGACACTGGTGGTGCCGCGGACGCTCCCGGCGGTGTTCTGGCCGAGGGTGGCGTAGTCAGCGGCCTCGGAGGGGCGCCCGGCCCAGTAGGAGATGAGGGACTGCAGGGAGCGGACCCATGCACGCATGGCGTGGTGGTCGGCGTTGTCCGCGCACACGAAGGCGGTGCGGGCCTGCATCATCGCCGCGCTCGGGTTGCCCAGGTCGTGGCTGGCTTTGGCGAGCATGCCCGAGGTGATCCCGGCGAGCAGGTAGAGCTCGCGGGCCTGCAGTGGCTTGACCCTGCCATGTTCCAGCAGCCGGAAGGTGAGGTCCTGTACCTCGACCAGATCACCGAGCAAGGTCGGCAGCGCCAGCTTCGGATACGCGACGGTCAGCCGTCGCACCTCGTCCTGGATCTGGCCCAGGGTCTCCGGTCCGACACTGCTGCCCTCCGCCATCGCGGTGAACCGGAGCGCACGACGAGCCGCCATCGCAACCTGCCTTTCCAATTCTGTGGTGCCCGCCTCGAAGCGGGTCTCGCTGCTGAACGGACCACCGGCAAGCAGCACCTGTGCCTGCTCGGATGGGAGGAGGACAGAGCTCAGCCGTGGCGGTGGGATGACGAGTGAGGACTCGACCGGGGTCGTCGGTGAGGCGGCAGGCGCGGGTGCCGGTGCGAGGAGGAGATCGACGCCGACGCCGAACATGGCCTCCAGTACCCGGCACTGATCCGGGTACGGGCGGGTCTTCACCGCGCCGCCGTACCAGCGCTCGAACTGCCGCTTGGAGACGGACAGACCCCCAAGCGACGGGTCGTTCTCGTCCAGCGCCAAGCGGTGGGCCGCTTCCTCGAACCGGAGCAGAAAGGTCTTGTAGACCTGCCAGTGCCTCCGCAGCGTCAAGACCCTTAAAAGCGTGGGAGTTTCAGCCACCGCAGATCCCCTCCGGTCCCTGTTCGTCTGGTCTGACGATAGCCCCGGCCGATCGGCGGGAAACCCTTTCCGCCGGCCCACGGAGCAGATGACGGCAGCCATGACGGTGGTGATGACGCACCACGACGTGGACCGGCCTGCAGGGCGGGGATGAGGACGGCCTCGCGACGGCAGCGGCGTCGTATCCATGCGTTCCGGCCCGTCGCCATGCTGAGCGGCACCTCGCTTTCCGTGTATTGCCGACAGCGAAGCGTGAGACCGGGAGCGCGGCTACAGCGCCACCCGAACAACCCCCCATCCAGCACCACGTGCCCGCCGGCCCCCGACTCGGGAGCCGGCAACGGGAGGGAACTGATGGACAACACCGTGACCGCTCTGGCCGGGCAGATCGCCCAGCTGGACTCGATCGAGCTCGCTCAGCTGGAGCGGATGCGCCACGA harbors:
- a CDS encoding XRE family transcriptional regulator produces the protein MAETPTLLRVLTLRRHWQVYKTFLLRFEEAAHRLALDENDPSLGGLSVSKRQFERWYGGAVKTRPYPDQCRVLEAMFGVGVDLLLAPAPAPAASPTTPVESSLVIPPPRLSSVLLPSEQAQVLLAGGPFSSETRFEAGTTELERQVAMAARRALRFTAMAEGSSVGPETLGQIQDEVRRLTVAYPKLALPTLLGDLVEVQDLTFRLLEHGRVKPLQARELYLLAGITSGMLAKASHDLGNPSAAMMQARTAFVCADNADHHAMRAWVRSLQSLISYWAGRPSEAADYATLGQNTAGSVRGTTSVWLACLSARAHALLGDGEATRTAIQQAEEARTTLEPDDLDAFGGIMTFPVPRQLYYVAEATVHLGEDPALGESQSEAAVAAYRSATEDEWAFGDEAGAQTDLALARIARGEIEGAIEAVQPVLDLPIEQRNFGITSSAQRVHIALQAEGRRNRGAAASLREEIEAFTATPTSVLVR
- a CDS encoding mobilization protein yields the protein MIAKIGKAGANTRGVLNYLYGPGRANEHTDPHLVASWDGFAPDPGRDETATLARLASVLDLRVKQAGDRAPEKHVWHCSVRAAPEDRTLFDDEWATIARRVLNATGIAPAGDPDACRWVAVRHAEDHIHIVATKVRGDLREPRNWNDYVRAHKELAAIEKEYGLRQVTLGDRTAAKKPTRAEQEKARRTGTATTPRERLRTTVRTAVAAATSTEEFFTILHSTKVLVDIQHFPSGDIRGYKVALPGDTNAQGEPVWFSGSTLGPDLSYPKISERLAPTNPAPTERHAGRRRTAWQQVTDTADRIPDLLTETDDAAGQAHITVLAETLDVLPLIAPAAYKPQLAQAAAAFERASRSRIRARHQQAQATRRAIKAIVREPAPKDGALLAILLDAVLLAVVAAQHWHHTRHHDQQAEAARQTAEHLHAAYQAATIQPLTAIHQRGLRLPLPVQQRQAVLVRQALPDLAEQILAEPGWPALAATLTDTRSAGHDPAALLTQAARHRELDTAGSVSEVLVWRLHRIADLNQQPTTGAARRSAPPRVTKPATSADRPRTTR
- a CDS encoding GNAT family protein, with amino-acid sequence MTSVHLASPRLALREVEPEDNADLLAIYGDPEATRHLSFEPRTRDQAQGIIDRSIASAKDTPRTEYCLAITPLGEHRLIGYARLATEPQQAATIGFALNPAEWGKGLGTETVHLLCTLGFKALGLHRIWAARSPLNEASARTLLRAGMTEDGRIRDHVFVHGAWRDSITYSILEHEWTPIDTLESGAAGDVAAPATSPDGDSGQEP
- a CDS encoding ParB N-terminal domain-containing protein, with the protein product MLTEVELHDLAESIKTEGQQKPIILDRDGVVLDGRNRLAACKRAGIEPRFTTYDGDNPTRLIFSNNIVRRHISKGQQAMITAMACSVSGHSLRTQAKLHDISRSRLSAANVVLQHAPDLAERVRLGTLGLDAAHDQARERKTHTEALLAQNERLQQHAPDLAEKAAEGHLTLDAAIAALDRRLEEERLRQLVRDSDALLLADRDATPAFSPLADRGDITWGQAAQLAEEHLTRRHEAILRTQQALQLIADNWAAVRDLAARHDTPYAQEILDGLTPEAHALTTHLTTTAT
- a CDS encoding plasmid mobilization relaxosome protein MobC, yielding MHDAHRELPTTQKEMITGLNSPARYGVGPSKGRSNAASAPGVAETEPRREGAPGQEGAVVDAGLPVVVRAADAAALYRVARRRARQEVQRTQRVDVRYSADEKTEILAEARRLGLAGAHLVGAIVMAYLDGHFEIPGQRTSHDDLIDELVALRAEIAPIGNNVNQIAFKLNSGGRPHPVDRAVLAQAERVLALARTAAEAIELAAGRTSIAKRAA